A genomic stretch from Erwinia sp. E_sp_B01_1 includes:
- a CDS encoding UbiD family decarboxylase: MSYFKDLRSYIAALDEMGDIMHIRREVDGDYEPGAITRRSYEIQSPAPLFENIQGVEAGFRLFGAPAALSSNADMPYARVALSLGLAAKSSGPEIVNALSAARHLPIIPPVLVKSSAAACQQNILQGEEATLDRFPIPFAHEHDGGRYANTWGTLIVKTPDGRWVNWSIARVMKVDGKRMVGLMVPSQHIGQIWAEWVEKGEPMPYALVQGPAPAISCVSGIPIPAEANEVDYIGTLAGEPVELVKAVSIDLDVPASAEIVIEGHVSLTRDCQEGPYGEYGGYLGTGSSAQPTFHVETITYRDDPIWPLVVAGRPADESHTLWAIGIAADALTHLRAAQLPVTTVWIPEGAAVHWFLVIVPENWRDKLPGLSSEEFAQRVGEVLFKTGAMLFIPKVFLVDDDIDPTSLKDVVWAISTRVHPTGRRVVFEDQPVVRLPQCYTEAEYQARRGPKIVYDTLQPVGRHRHSSFAEAYSAELQERVLANWPKDAG, translated from the coding sequence GATTACGAGCCGGGAGCCATCACTCGCCGTAGTTATGAAATACAGTCGCCTGCTCCCCTGTTTGAAAATATTCAGGGTGTGGAAGCCGGCTTCCGCCTTTTTGGTGCGCCCGCTGCGCTCTCTTCAAATGCGGATATGCCCTATGCGCGGGTCGCTCTTTCTCTGGGGCTGGCGGCAAAGTCATCCGGCCCTGAAATCGTCAATGCGCTGTCAGCGGCACGCCATCTTCCCATTATTCCTCCGGTACTGGTTAAATCCTCTGCCGCTGCCTGCCAGCAAAACATTCTGCAGGGCGAAGAAGCCACTCTGGATCGGTTTCCCATCCCCTTTGCCCACGAGCACGATGGCGGACGGTACGCCAATACCTGGGGAACGCTGATTGTTAAAACCCCTGACGGGCGCTGGGTAAACTGGTCGATTGCCCGCGTGATGAAGGTCGACGGGAAGAGAATGGTTGGCCTGATGGTCCCCAGCCAGCATATCGGTCAGATCTGGGCCGAATGGGTGGAGAAGGGCGAACCTATGCCTTACGCGTTAGTGCAGGGACCGGCCCCCGCTATTTCCTGCGTTTCCGGAATCCCAATCCCGGCTGAAGCCAATGAAGTGGATTATATTGGTACTTTGGCGGGCGAACCGGTTGAACTGGTGAAAGCGGTCAGCATCGATCTGGACGTTCCTGCCAGCGCCGAGATCGTCATTGAAGGGCATGTCTCACTCACCCGCGATTGCCAGGAAGGCCCCTATGGTGAATATGGCGGGTATCTGGGCACCGGCTCTTCCGCACAGCCAACCTTCCATGTTGAGACGATCACCTACCGGGACGATCCCATCTGGCCACTGGTGGTGGCAGGGCGTCCGGCTGATGAGTCACATACTCTCTGGGCGATAGGGATCGCTGCTGATGCGCTGACTCATCTGCGGGCTGCCCAACTGCCCGTCACTACGGTATGGATACCTGAAGGCGCTGCTGTTCACTGGTTTCTGGTGATTGTGCCGGAAAACTGGCGCGATAAGTTGCCGGGCCTCTCCAGCGAAGAGTTTGCTCAGCGTGTCGGAGAGGTGCTGTTCAAAACCGGGGCGATGTTATTTATTCCCAAAGTATTCCTGGTGGATGATGATATCGACCCGACGTCACTGAAGGATGTGGTCTGGGCCATTTCCACACGAGTGCATCCTACTGGTCGCCGTGTGGTGTTCGAAGACCAGCCTGTGGTGCGTCTGCCACAGTGCTATACAGAAGCAGAGTATCAGGCCAGGCGCGGGCCAAAAATAGTTTACGATACGCTGCAACCTGTTGGCCGTCATCGCCACTCCTCTTTCGCTGAGGCTTACTCAGCAGAGTTACAGGAAAGGGTGCTGGCTAACTGGCCGAAAGATGCCGGTTAA
- a CDS encoding helix-turn-helix domain-containing protein, whose amino-acid sequence MCPQYAVNADVPPIKPDLRVGFVLMNHFTLISLAGLVESLRFAADESFTSRQIFCQWEWMTWDNQPVTASCGLPVTPTAPLDLDAHWDYVVLAGGLLQETRNPPPSVLEAVRKLHARKVPIITLCSGSFILGNAGLLNGRQVAIHFTTRDEFRQRFPLAKPVIDKSYINDRGIITCPGGTAIDLAADLIRWHCGEIRAQKGLKYLLVDEDPGRKSSKKRREKEGEQAVYESDLVIRAIEFMKHHLDIPTPLESLANFLGVTARQLNRAFIVGTSETASAYWRKLRLEHARKLMANSSYTINAIASASGFADASHLISWFRKQYGETPATYRKRRREVEQLLKS is encoded by the coding sequence GTGTGCCCACAATATGCGGTAAATGCCGATGTGCCCCCCATCAAACCAGATTTGCGTGTGGGGTTTGTACTGATGAATCACTTCACGTTGATCTCTCTGGCCGGGCTGGTGGAGTCGCTGCGTTTTGCTGCGGATGAATCCTTTACCAGCCGGCAGATTTTTTGTCAGTGGGAATGGATGACCTGGGATAACCAGCCTGTGACTGCCAGCTGTGGCTTACCCGTCACGCCGACGGCGCCGTTGGATCTGGATGCGCACTGGGATTATGTGGTGCTGGCGGGGGGATTACTGCAGGAAACGCGTAATCCCCCGCCTTCCGTGCTGGAGGCCGTACGCAAATTACATGCGCGCAAAGTACCCATTATCACGCTTTGCAGCGGCTCTTTTATTCTGGGCAACGCCGGATTACTGAACGGAAGGCAGGTTGCCATTCATTTCACCACCCGTGACGAGTTCCGCCAGCGTTTTCCGCTGGCAAAACCGGTTATTGATAAAAGCTATATCAACGACCGCGGCATCATCACCTGCCCTGGCGGCACAGCCATTGATTTAGCCGCCGATCTGATTCGCTGGCATTGCGGAGAGATCCGCGCGCAGAAAGGCCTGAAGTACCTGCTGGTGGATGAAGACCCGGGCAGAAAATCCAGCAAAAAACGTCGCGAGAAAGAGGGGGAACAGGCGGTTTATGAGAGCGATCTGGTGATAAGAGCGATCGAATTTATGAAGCATCACCTGGACATACCGACCCCGCTGGAAAGCCTTGCCAACTTTCTGGGCGTGACCGCCCGTCAGTTGAATCGCGCATTTATAGTCGGAACCAGTGAAACAGCTTCAGCTTACTGGCGTAAGTTAAGGCTGGAACATGCCCGTAAGCTGATGGCGAACTCCAGTTACACCATCAATGCCATTGCCAGCGCCAGCGGTTTTGCTGACGCCTCGCACCTGATCAGCTGGTTTCGTAAGCAGTATGGCGAAACGCCTGCCACCTACCGTAAGCGCCGTCGGGAAGTTGAACAGCTCCTGAAATCATAA